One part of the Aurantibacillus circumpalustris genome encodes these proteins:
- a CDS encoding choice-of-anchor D domain-containing protein: MKKNLTHLMISIGMVGSALAQTTITGPSSSQSPYLQPSVAGYSITSILTTGDAVGNYTMVGLPDGLGAFDNNDGTFTLLMNHEFGSGSTGAVHAYGTAGAFVSKWIINKTTLAVVSGADLTQNMHLWNASSSTYSVYNSTNTSTLAGFSRFCSADLAPISAYYNSSTGKGTQARIFLDGEESGSEGRMMAHIASGMEAGHSYELPYLGKFSAENQVACPFRSDKTIVAGFDDATPGQVYIYIGNKSATGNDITKAGLSGGTLYGIAVSGMITEVNGSVPAANTNFSLMSLGQVQATTGASLNTMSNNLGITTFLRPEDGAWDPSHPSDLYFCTTNSFSSPSRLWKLHFTDINNPQLGGTITAVLDGTEGQVMFDNLGIDHSGHIILQEDVGNNAHNGKMWEYTIATGALVQIALHDATRFISGGANFLTQDEEASGVIDVQEILGPGKFIFVDQAHYSQPSPLVEGGQLLILTSAKTATSNPEINVQGNSVSIPMGTSAISSGNNTDFGLLNTGLSVTKTFVIQNTGTGPLVISGMDFTGTNAGDFTFVTPPSFPVTVIGGGSQNITVKFNPALAGTRTATVNIYNNDYNENIYDFAVQGVGAVPEINVQGNNVSILDGNASISSTNNTDFGIVIYNTAVVKEFKIQNTGTGTLTVTGMNINGATSAAYTFVNAPTFPFTLAGNASQTFSVQYLSTVPDVTNTAVISINNNDTDESIYDFHVEGKSLQGVGIKTNSKTESFVSLFPNPANNEAKVKVSLENNASLSLTVIDIQGKVVLSTLEKEYTKGENEISLNTTSLINGEYFVKIISGNKANTIKLVIIH; the protein is encoded by the coding sequence ATGAAAAAAAATTTAACTCATTTAATGATCAGTATCGGGATGGTTGGTTCCGCTTTAGCGCAAACCACAATTACGGGACCAAGCAGTTCTCAATCGCCTTATCTGCAACCAAGTGTTGCAGGGTATTCAATTACTTCAATTCTAACAACAGGTGATGCTGTAGGTAATTACACAATGGTAGGCTTACCTGATGGTTTAGGTGCTTTCGATAATAACGATGGAACTTTTACTCTTTTAATGAACCATGAATTTGGAAGCGGCTCAACGGGTGCTGTACATGCTTATGGTACTGCAGGAGCTTTTGTATCAAAATGGATAATCAACAAAACAACTTTAGCGGTTGTAAGTGGGGCTGATTTAACTCAAAATATGCATTTATGGAATGCTAGTTCAAGTACCTATTCAGTATATAATTCGACTAACACGTCTACACTAGCCGGTTTCAGCCGTTTTTGTTCTGCAGATCTTGCACCAATTTCGGCCTACTATAATAGCTCGACAGGGAAAGGAACCCAGGCACGTATCTTTTTGGATGGTGAAGAAAGTGGTTCGGAAGGACGTATGATGGCTCACATTGCCAGCGGTATGGAAGCCGGTCACTCATATGAGCTCCCGTATTTGGGAAAATTCTCTGCTGAAAACCAAGTTGCTTGTCCGTTCAGAAGCGATAAAACAATTGTAGCGGGTTTCGATGACGCAACTCCGGGTCAAGTATATATTTATATTGGTAATAAATCTGCAACCGGTAACGATATTACAAAAGCTGGTTTATCAGGCGGTACTTTATACGGTATTGCCGTGTCGGGTATGATTACCGAAGTAAACGGAAGTGTTCCTGCCGCAAATACAAATTTTTCATTGATGAGTTTAGGTCAAGTACAAGCGACAACTGGTGCGTCTTTAAACACAATGAGTAACAACCTTGGTATAACCACCTTTCTTCGTCCAGAAGATGGTGCTTGGGATCCTTCGCATCCTAGCGATTTATACTTTTGCACTACTAACTCATTTTCAAGCCCAAGCCGTTTATGGAAGCTTCACTTCACAGATATCAACAATCCTCAATTAGGTGGAACTATCACCGCAGTGCTTGATGGAACTGAAGGTCAGGTGATGTTTGACAACTTGGGAATCGATCATTCAGGACATATTATTCTTCAAGAAGATGTTGGAAATAACGCTCATAATGGCAAAATGTGGGAATATACAATTGCTACTGGTGCTTTGGTTCAAATCGCACTTCACGACGCTACACGTTTTATAAGTGGTGGTGCAAATTTTCTAACACAAGACGAAGAAGCGTCTGGCGTTATAGATGTTCAAGAAATTCTAGGACCAGGTAAATTTATATTTGTTGATCAGGCTCATTATAGTCAACCCTCGCCACTTGTTGAAGGCGGTCAATTGTTGATCTTAACTAGCGCAAAAACAGCAACTTCGAATCCAGAAATAAATGTTCAAGGGAATTCTGTAAGTATTCCTATGGGGACTTCAGCGATAAGTTCAGGTAATAACACTGATTTTGGTTTATTAAACACTGGATTAAGTGTGACTAAAACGTTTGTGATTCAAAACACAGGAACAGGTCCTCTTGTAATATCAGGCATGGATTTCACAGGAACAAACGCAGGAGATTTTACTTTTGTAACTCCACCTTCTTTTCCAGTTACTGTTATTGGCGGAGGCTCACAAAACATTACCGTTAAATTTAATCCAGCTTTAGCCGGAACAAGAACAGCCACTGTAAACATTTACAATAATGATTATAACGAAAATATTTATGATTTCGCTGTACAAGGTGTTGGTGCTGTTCCTGAAATAAACGTTCAAGGTAATAACGTAAGTATTTTAGATGGAAATGCTTCTATTAGCTCAACAAATAATACAGATTTTGGAATAGTAATTTATAACACAGCTGTTGTAAAAGAATTTAAAATTCAAAATACAGGAACAGGAACTTTGACGGTTACAGGTATGAATATTAATGGTGCAACAAGCGCTGCATATACATTCGTTAATGCTCCTACGTTTCCGTTTACATTAGCTGGTAATGCTTCACAAACTTTTAGTGTTCAATACCTGTCTACTGTTCCGGATGTTACAAATACTGCTGTTATAAGCATTAACAACAATGATACTGATGAAAGTATTTATGATTTCCATGTAGAAGGAAAAAGTTTACAAGGTGTAGGAATAAAAACAAATTCTAAAACTGAATCATTTGTGAGTTTATTTCCAAATCCTGCTAACAACGAAGCAAAAGTAAAAGTTAGTCTTGAAAATAATGCTTCTCTTTCTTTGACGGTTATTGATATTCAAGGCAAAGTCGTTCTTTCTACACTTGAAAAAGAATATACAAAAGGCGAAAATGAAATTTCTTTAAATACTACTTCACTAATAAATGGAGAGTATTTTGTTAAGATTATTTCAGGAAACAAAGCCAATACGATCAAACTAGTAATAATCCACTAA
- a CDS encoding Crp/Fnr family transcriptional regulator, producing the protein MNSEKEKLILFIKQNQPILSQEQALAIAEFFEEKTIKKGEIFLSEGQISNEYYYLETGCARSHTINIEGEDVTTGLYSSNTIVCELMSFFMRIPAQENYQTLCDSKLWYVTFETLQKAFHSLPAFREFGRALLVNEYGKLKLRTLSTLHQTAEERYANLLKSSPDIFQHAPLKNIASYLGITDTSLSRIRKDFAKR; encoded by the coding sequence ATGAATTCAGAAAAAGAAAAATTAATTTTATTTATTAAACAAAATCAGCCTATACTTTCTCAGGAGCAGGCACTTGCAATAGCAGAGTTCTTCGAAGAAAAAACGATAAAAAAGGGAGAAATTTTTCTTAGTGAAGGGCAAATTAGCAATGAGTATTACTATTTAGAAACTGGCTGTGCCCGCTCTCATACAATTAATATCGAGGGTGAAGATGTTACAACGGGTTTGTATTCTTCCAATACTATCGTTTGTGAACTAATGTCTTTTTTTATGCGCATTCCTGCACAAGAGAATTATCAAACCCTTTGTGATTCTAAATTATGGTATGTGACATTTGAAACCTTACAGAAGGCATTTCATAGTTTACCTGCTTTTCGTGAATTTGGAAGGGCGCTACTTGTAAATGAGTACGGTAAACTAAAATTAAGAACACTCTCCACGTTGCATCAAACTGCGGAAGAGCGTTATGCTAATTTGTTAAAATCTAGCCCTGACATTTTTCAGCATGCACCGCTAAAAAATATCGCATCCTATCTCGGTATTACTGATACATCTTTGAGTAGAATTCGAAAGGATTTCGCTAAAAGATGA
- a CDS encoding cytochrome-c peroxidase: MKKNYFILEFILLAIIFSSASFKKDHEQNNYSVNYTKGLDEFSSKQQSLLNNISNSDFNSTVEKQKIREQINLVRNSLKHMDFWFRYLEPVSYKKINGPLPVEWETEVFEKFETPYRREGAGYTLASQYLDEDIILKDSVFNLIKSAVEASKAYSADSITVHLKTFDHFYLCNRLFLLNLAAIYTTGFECPETERIIPELRIMLINIYSTYLAFNESFKDKALTETYMSLYKEAITFVNKQSEDYEKFDHYTFIKDFINPLFAHNQNLIQHYKVVSKSYVDYSLSKNATSIFSKSLYKGQNAKGVFVRVNDEKVLAEIDKVGKLLFYDPILSGNNLRSCASCHKPDQYFTDTTTASSLQFDGKNFLPRNSPSLINAGYNHLIMTDGKHISLQDQTKAVITNSLELACDEKDILKKILSCSEYKIALKNLLKCTPQIPEISIEHVTSAITLYYSKFSKHDSPFDKAINENSALAHDAKQGFNVFMGKAQCATCHFAPQFNGVKPPYVGSEFEVLGVPKDTSFKQLSDDKGRYLVFQSKETLNAFRTGTIRNSEKTKPYMHNGVFTSLEQVIDFYDAGGGAGRGLTVTNQTLSSDSLHLSKEEKSNLLAFMKSLTEKVEFEKTPESLPKSKIKNLNNRKVRGEY; this comes from the coding sequence TTGAAAAAAAACTATTTCATACTCGAATTCATTCTACTTGCCATTATCTTTTCATCTGCATCTTTTAAAAAAGATCATGAACAAAATAATTATAGTGTAAACTACACTAAAGGACTTGACGAATTTTCGTCCAAGCAACAAAGCTTACTAAACAATATTTCTAACAGTGATTTTAATTCCACAGTCGAAAAACAAAAAATAAGGGAACAAATTAATTTGGTTCGAAATTCTTTAAAACACATGGACTTCTGGTTCCGATATCTTGAGCCAGTTTCCTACAAAAAGATAAATGGTCCTTTGCCTGTAGAATGGGAAACGGAAGTGTTTGAAAAGTTTGAAACACCCTACAGACGTGAAGGTGCCGGTTATACTTTGGCAAGCCAATACTTAGACGAAGATATAATTCTAAAAGACTCTGTTTTTAATTTAATAAAATCTGCAGTGGAAGCTAGTAAGGCTTATAGTGCAGATTCTATAACCGTTCATTTAAAAACCTTTGATCATTTTTATTTATGTAACCGTTTGTTTCTGCTCAATCTCGCTGCAATATATACTACAGGATTTGAATGTCCGGAAACAGAAAGAATAATACCAGAGTTAAGAATAATGCTCATAAATATTTATTCAACGTATCTTGCGTTTAACGAGAGTTTTAAAGACAAGGCGTTAACTGAAACTTACATGAGTTTATACAAAGAAGCGATCACTTTTGTAAACAAACAATCGGAGGATTATGAAAAATTTGATCACTATACTTTTATAAAAGATTTTATCAACCCTTTGTTTGCTCATAATCAGAACTTAATTCAGCATTACAAAGTTGTTTCAAAAAGTTATGTAGATTATTCTCTCAGCAAAAATGCTACTTCTATTTTTAGTAAATCTTTATACAAAGGACAAAATGCAAAAGGCGTATTTGTAAGAGTTAACGACGAAAAAGTGTTGGCGGAAATAGATAAAGTCGGAAAGCTTTTATTTTACGATCCTATTTTGTCGGGAAACAATCTTCGCAGTTGCGCCTCTTGTCACAAGCCAGATCAGTACTTTACAGATACGACTACAGCAAGTTCTTTACAGTTTGATGGGAAAAACTTTTTACCACGCAACTCTCCTTCTCTAATTAATGCCGGCTACAATCATTTAATTATGACTGATGGCAAACATATCTCTCTACAAGATCAAACAAAAGCCGTGATAACAAATTCGCTCGAATTGGCTTGCGATGAGAAAGATATTCTAAAAAAGATATTGAGTTGTTCAGAATATAAAATTGCTCTTAAAAATCTTTTAAAATGTACGCCTCAAATACCAGAGATAAGTATCGAGCATGTTACATCCGCAATCACTTTATATTACAGCAAATTTAGCAAACACGATTCTCCCTTTGACAAGGCGATTAATGAAAATAGTGCATTGGCCCACGATGCGAAGCAAGGTTTTAATGTTTTTATGGGGAAAGCTCAATGCGCTACATGCCATTTCGCTCCCCAGTTTAACGGCGTAAAACCTCCATACGTTGGTTCCGAATTTGAAGTACTTGGTGTTCCAAAAGATACTAGCTTTAAGCAACTAAGTGACGATAAAGGAAGATATTTAGTATTTCAGTCCAAAGAAACATTAAACGCTTTCAGAACAGGAACCATTCGCAATTCAGAAAAAACAAAACCGTATATGCACAACGGTGTATTTACATCTTTAGAACAGGTAATTGATTTTTATGATGCCGGTGGAGGAGCTGGTAGAGGCTTAACTGTAACAAACCAAACACTTTCCTCTGATTCTCTTCATTTATCAAAAGAAGAAAAGTCTAATTTGTTGGCGTTTATGAAATCACTTACTGAAAAAGTGGAATTCGAAAAAACTCCTGAAAGCTTACCGAAATCAAAAATTAAAAATCTAAATAATCGTAAAGTTAGAGGAGAGTATTAA